A region from the Mycolicibacterium litorale genome encodes:
- a CDS encoding nuclear transport factor 2 family protein has translation MLSLAEISDRLEIQQLMVDYSSAIDQRRFDDLDRVFTPDAYIDYRATGGVDGIYPEVKKWLAEVLPNFPAYSHLVGNFDVTISGDTATSRAICFNPMVMGGDGGQVYFVGIWYVDEFVRTADGWRMTRRVEEKCFDKLV, from the coding sequence ATGTTGAGCCTCGCGGAAATCTCCGACCGGCTGGAGATCCAGCAATTGATGGTCGACTACTCGTCGGCGATCGACCAGCGCCGTTTCGACGACCTCGACCGGGTGTTCACCCCGGACGCCTACATCGACTACCGCGCCACCGGCGGCGTCGACGGCATCTATCCGGAGGTGAAGAAGTGGCTTGCCGAGGTGCTGCCCAACTTCCCGGCGTATTCACACCTGGTCGGCAACTTCGACGTCACGATCTCCGGGGACACCGCGACGTCGCGGGCCATCTGCTTCAATCCGATGGTGATGGGCGGTGACGGCGGTCAGGTCTACTTCGTCGGCATCTGGTACGTCGACGAGTTCGTCCGCACCGCCGACGGCTGGCGGATGACCCGCCGGGTCGAAGAGAAGTGTTTCGACAAGCTGGTGTGA